From Streptomyces griseorubiginosus, one genomic window encodes:
- a CDS encoding Bax inhibitor-1/YccA family protein, protein MRSSNPVFSRRGFSRDNGYAGFNTAPQAGGAAVGTQGNPYAQQAGNPYATNPYAQQDLQQGAPPQAPVTTGRMTMDDVVMRTGTTLGVLIVTAALAWALLPVDDANIGRSYGIGIGAALIGMVLALVQSFKRKATPALIVSYAAFEGVFLGVISSIVDNRIASGAAMQAVIGTLAVFAAVLVAYKAGWIRVNRRFYGFVMAATLGFLLLMVVNMLFAVFGGGDGLGFRSGGLGIVFGIIGVLLGACFLALDFKQVEDGIAYGAPKEEAWLAAFGLTLTLVWIYMEFLRLIAILNSND, encoded by the coding sequence ATGAGGAGCAGCAACCCGGTCTTCTCGCGACGGGGGTTCAGCCGCGACAACGGCTACGCGGGCTTCAACACCGCGCCGCAGGCCGGGGGCGCAGCAGTCGGTACGCAGGGCAACCCGTACGCCCAGCAGGCCGGCAACCCGTACGCGACCAACCCCTACGCCCAGCAGGACCTTCAGCAGGGGGCACCGCCGCAGGCCCCGGTGACCACCGGCCGGATGACGATGGACGACGTCGTCATGCGCACCGGCACCACCCTCGGCGTCCTGATCGTCACGGCCGCGCTCGCCTGGGCGCTGCTGCCCGTCGACGACGCCAACATCGGCCGCTCGTACGGCATCGGCATCGGCGCCGCGCTGATCGGCATGGTCCTGGCGCTCGTCCAGTCCTTCAAGCGCAAGGCCACGCCCGCGCTGATCGTGTCGTACGCCGCGTTCGAGGGCGTGTTCCTCGGCGTCATCTCCAGCATCGTCGACAACCGCATCGCCAGCGGCGCGGCCATGCAGGCCGTGATCGGCACCCTGGCGGTCTTCGCCGCGGTGCTGGTGGCGTACAAGGCGGGCTGGATCCGCGTCAACCGCCGTTTCTACGGCTTCGTCATGGCGGCCACGCTCGGCTTCCTGCTGCTGATGGTCGTCAACATGCTGTTCGCCGTCTTCGGCGGCGGTGACGGCCTCGGCTTCCGCAGCGGTGGCCTCGGCATCGTGTTCGGCATCATCGGCGTCCTGCTCGGTGCGTGCTTCCTCGCCCTCGACTTCAAGCAGGTCGAGGACGGCATCGCCTACGGCGCGCCGAAGGAGGAGGCCTGGCTGGCGGCGTTCGGTCTGACGCTGACGCTGGTCTGGATCTACATGGAGTTCCTGCGACTCATCGCGATCCTCAACAGCAACGACTAG
- a CDS encoding DUF4287 domain-containing protein yields the protein MSQVFSEETHRNMLARIPHCTGREVSDWLRTVDEGPALFRFEEKVSWLRHEHNLAYGHAKAIIHEYDLRRAARRYF from the coding sequence ATGTCCCAAGTCTTCTCCGAGGAGACCCACCGCAACATGCTCGCCCGCATCCCCCATTGCACCGGTCGTGAAGTGTCCGACTGGCTCCGCACCGTCGACGAAGGCCCGGCCCTCTTCCGCTTCGAGGAAAAGGTCAGCTGGCTCCGCCACGAACACAACCTCGCGTACGGCCACGCGAAGGCGATCATCCACGAGTACGACCTGAGGAGGGCCGCGCGCAGGTACTTCTAG